In the Azospirillum ramasamyi genome, one interval contains:
- a CDS encoding phage tail tape measure protein, protein MSAGAYSAANAISVLTEANRLAIGGVTDVQTAADGLTSVLNSYGAAAGGAANVAGAFFASAAAGKTNIRELASYIGQVAPIAAQTGVSLDELMAAAAALTANGIKTSTAMDGMRSVIAAVLKPSQEATATARALGLEFNAGALKAKGFANFLQEVADKTGGSSESLALLFGGVEALLPVMALASRESTAFADAQQELQDKAGATEAAYSRLAETAEQVASRLRAATEVYRVELGDRLLSAVQPAMAGLADNFGRVTAAAEATALALGAAFVARGVGPAIQAAGQFAASQVALRKELLTNTGHVLQKEAALRAGAAATVEAAAADVAAARAAQAKARSDLAARATQYEAAAALDAAIGKTARLVQAEEALIAARTARAAADARVAETTVALTMAQSAQASAIAGTGVAATVASRGMALLSGAMALVGGPVGAALLAGAAAVAVFSSGMTASEKATRLHSDAMRDFDSAFDRSTGKVKTMTEAVAALRRQNLEAARDAALAAVKQEETYARAGSFKIDRAAYESGLSKEDAAKVFGPARELQQQFLAGAIDAEALFAAIDKLAKQDARLKPLVKAFAEWAAPLAKAKQEVKETEAGLALLNGTADEAAKAVLGVGTNAGTAASSFQTMGGEVAGLTAKLADLVAKSKQLEVPAGYQRRLAELVGPEPANGDAKDLDLWRRRRDAADATLRPIVGLETRDQTAELERQANGQRLLAGAVTDAAKAHAQNRIELAKVAVEYPGLGAETAKTLLTTKDFAAVLKTLPLDLQQRWAVLQSSSQAQLAGAAAQGTLQLQLQTDAQARLAAAAGKGEAATRRATIENQVAAAAVRGLSAATRNNLEAQERSTQQQLRTESTQPILARIEAQNALVAAYGQGPQAVKAAELAEQAHTLALKEGEQGTQLYNEAKAHYIELLTQAQQLESAVAAGPMLPRQRDQLELGQKQLQLIGASAEQRAVELARTQALIDLRERNIDAASREGQAYLANAEALARQNLALERTNAAYQELEQFGDRSFDAILQKLSAAGKSTMSWADAISTVSVELQQLALKMAVINPLKNMVMGTNLPTVFDLFGGSGGQTGQDSGITGSLTNTALSKGGSWALDKLIPGGLSAAIDKFGYSTLGIGTQLTSTTTQVASTAGGLASSAQGIGVASVPGGVGNVATKAATSSATQAGGISGGLSGYLGAAGAGAFGGMGGAYLGTLTNSKVVGGVSGAALGAGASALSAYLGLGAIGGPVGIAIGAVVGAIMGMIGTQKATVGPNSSGNIVLNGKGGFRSDSALADNGADAGQMQQVTDAVAAAMNTVVAGIGGKVTGGDGANTALLQQFAKDGKWYVTPKVGDKAGQRVAFTDQNEAIAFYMRESLKGLIGTGQLTGANDDVKKALQTSKATKAEDLATDLGFAAGFRQQLDLMNASLDPTNNLLKTFTENAKAIGDQVKTTITDWRSKASELGLATESELTAAARKGIEAMMGLGPATKPLVGMAAAAKQAEIEFEQFRPALLSLGYTTGEVAELAARYTRRLQDSYADAVAYVQRQGAVAIEALITPNAKSSALDRLQGLGLDRTDSAINGLAGVIEGVEQAASAGALTIEAERAALGRLNTALYDGAITGDQYTTMVGYLTQAWSDSADAAEKAAQKASWQADVASRMYAALGNSRGAGLIALDAQQAAALAEATAAGYDTTQLRLVQAAERGAQAFQLAQQDLLDAYDREIAAKQQVVDSIQSGAIALLQAARQFKDARAALREGDDSPLAPRQKIQEATDRFDAAYAVLKDSRSTDAEKDTARQTLLQVGPTLVALEKAASGGTASVLFDKVDKVFAELGDTSGLSLDTAAQDLQVAQDQLKELQKARADAAAIGQRQLGSLSGLRDVMDQSYAVWQAALTPLMQLTNGNDNRPRYSAPAAVQTAWDGLSAEQQHGIARAMGWGGQLDEAFNLWLATSTQRATTFGADVTAIAGGARYGAPDDVGRAWEALTQAQQLAAVRAAGYDGGLDGGLNAWVKLGHQAAFEAAVRAQAHGAGIPGFATGGISYGPQLAWVSEGAHTAEAHVPLPDGRRIPVALDVRLPGSDLEPPAPMVSFRRPSLDAGGAGVAELLEAVEGLRDEVRSIGRDALTQRARIGADAAALLARVEAATSDLPRKLANTRRAA, encoded by the coding sequence ATTTCCGCCGGCGCCTACAGTGCGGCCAATGCCATCTCCGTGCTGACCGAGGCCAACCGGCTGGCGATCGGCGGCGTCACCGACGTGCAGACCGCCGCCGATGGCCTGACCTCCGTGCTCAACTCCTACGGTGCGGCGGCCGGCGGTGCGGCCAATGTCGCCGGCGCCTTCTTCGCCTCCGCCGCCGCCGGCAAGACCAACATCAGGGAGCTGGCCTCCTACATCGGGCAGGTTGCCCCGATCGCGGCGCAGACAGGCGTGTCGCTGGACGAGCTGATGGCGGCTGCCGCGGCGCTGACCGCCAACGGCATCAAGACCTCCACCGCCATGGACGGCATGCGGTCGGTGATCGCCGCCGTGCTGAAGCCGTCGCAGGAAGCCACCGCGACCGCCCGCGCGCTGGGCCTGGAGTTCAACGCCGGCGCGCTGAAGGCGAAGGGATTCGCCAACTTCCTCCAGGAGGTGGCCGACAAGACCGGCGGCAGCTCCGAGTCGCTGGCCCTGCTGTTCGGCGGTGTCGAGGCGCTGCTGCCGGTGATGGCTCTGGCCAGCCGGGAGAGCACAGCGTTTGCCGACGCGCAGCAGGAGCTGCAGGACAAGGCGGGCGCCACCGAGGCCGCTTACAGCCGCCTGGCCGAGACCGCGGAGCAGGTGGCCAGCCGCCTGCGTGCGGCGACGGAGGTCTACCGCGTCGAGTTGGGCGACCGGCTGCTGTCCGCGGTGCAGCCGGCCATGGCCGGGCTTGCCGACAACTTCGGCCGGGTGACGGCGGCGGCGGAAGCCACCGCCCTGGCCTTGGGCGCGGCCTTCGTCGCCCGCGGCGTCGGGCCGGCGATCCAGGCTGCCGGGCAGTTCGCCGCTTCCCAGGTGGCGTTGCGCAAGGAGCTGCTGACCAACACCGGGCATGTGCTGCAGAAGGAGGCCGCACTGCGCGCCGGCGCCGCCGCGACGGTGGAGGCGGCGGCGGCCGACGTCGCCGCCGCCCGGGCTGCCCAGGCCAAGGCCCGGTCCGACCTGGCTGCCCGCGCGACGCAGTACGAGGCGGCGGCGGCGCTCGATGCCGCCATCGGCAAGACCGCGCGCCTGGTGCAGGCCGAGGAGGCGCTGATCGCCGCCCGCACCGCACGCGCGGCGGCCGATGCCCGGGTGGCGGAGACCACGGTCGCGCTGACCATGGCGCAGAGTGCCCAGGCCTCCGCCATCGCCGGCACCGGCGTGGCGGCCACGGTCGCCTCGCGCGGCATGGCCCTGCTGTCGGGAGCCATGGCCCTGGTGGGTGGCCCGGTGGGTGCCGCCCTGCTGGCGGGCGCCGCGGCGGTCGCGGTCTTTTCCAGCGGGATGACCGCATCGGAAAAGGCGACGCGTCTGCACAGCGACGCGATGCGGGACTTCGACTCCGCCTTCGACCGCAGCACCGGCAAGGTGAAGACGATGACGGAGGCGGTCGCCGCCCTGCGTCGTCAGAACCTGGAGGCCGCCCGCGACGCCGCCCTGGCTGCGGTGAAGCAGGAAGAGACCTACGCACGTGCCGGTTCCTTCAAGATCGACCGCGCCGCCTACGAGTCCGGCCTGTCGAAGGAGGATGCCGCCAAGGTCTTCGGTCCGGCGCGCGAGCTTCAGCAGCAATTCCTCGCCGGCGCCATCGACGCCGAGGCGCTGTTTGCCGCCATCGACAAGCTGGCCAAGCAGGACGCCCGGCTGAAGCCGCTGGTCAAGGCCTTCGCGGAGTGGGCCGCCCCCCTGGCCAAGGCGAAACAGGAAGTCAAGGAGACCGAGGCCGGGCTGGCGCTGCTGAACGGCACCGCCGATGAAGCGGCCAAGGCCGTGCTGGGTGTCGGCACCAACGCGGGTACGGCGGCATCCAGCTTCCAGACCATGGGCGGTGAGGTCGCCGGACTGACGGCGAAGCTCGCCGATCTGGTGGCCAAGTCCAAGCAGTTGGAGGTGCCGGCCGGCTACCAGCGGCGGCTGGCCGAGCTGGTCGGGCCGGAGCCGGCGAATGGCGACGCCAAGGATCTCGACCTGTGGCGGCGCAGGCGGGACGCTGCCGATGCGACGCTGCGCCCGATCGTCGGCCTGGAGACCAGGGACCAGACGGCCGAGCTGGAGCGGCAGGCCAATGGGCAGCGCCTGTTGGCCGGTGCGGTCACCGATGCGGCCAAGGCGCACGCGCAGAACCGCATCGAGCTGGCCAAGGTCGCGGTGGAGTACCCCGGCCTTGGGGCAGAGACCGCGAAGACTCTGCTGACGACCAAGGATTTCGCGGCGGTGCTGAAGACGCTGCCGCTCGACCTGCAGCAGCGTTGGGCCGTGCTGCAATCGTCGTCGCAGGCGCAGTTGGCCGGGGCGGCGGCGCAGGGCACGCTGCAGCTGCAGTTGCAGACCGATGCGCAGGCGCGGCTGGCCGCTGCTGCCGGCAAGGGCGAGGCAGCGACCCGGCGGGCCACGATCGAGAACCAGGTCGCGGCCGCGGCGGTCCGTGGCTTGTCGGCGGCAACCCGGAACAACCTGGAGGCACAGGAGCGGTCCACCCAGCAGCAGCTCCGCACCGAGTCCACCCAGCCGATCCTGGCCCGGATCGAGGCACAGAACGCGCTGGTGGCCGCCTATGGGCAGGGGCCGCAGGCGGTGAAGGCGGCGGAGCTGGCCGAGCAGGCGCACACGCTGGCGCTGAAGGAAGGCGAGCAGGGAACCCAGCTCTACAACGAGGCCAAGGCCCATTACATCGAGCTGCTGACCCAGGCGCAGCAGCTGGAGTCGGCGGTGGCGGCCGGGCCGATGCTGCCGCGGCAGCGCGACCAGCTGGAGCTGGGACAGAAGCAGCTGCAGCTGATCGGCGCGTCGGCCGAACAGCGCGCGGTAGAGCTGGCCCGCACCCAGGCCCTGATCGACCTGCGCGAGCGCAACATCGACGCCGCCAGCCGGGAGGGGCAGGCCTATCTGGCCAACGCCGAAGCGCTTGCCCGGCAGAACCTGGCGCTGGAGCGGACCAACGCCGCCTACCAGGAGCTGGAGCAGTTCGGCGATCGCAGCTTCGACGCCATCCTGCAGAAGCTGTCCGCCGCCGGCAAGTCGACCATGTCGTGGGCCGACGCCATCAGCACCGTCAGCGTGGAGCTGCAGCAGCTCGCGCTGAAGATGGCCGTCATCAACCCGCTGAAGAACATGGTGATGGGCACCAACCTGCCCACCGTGTTCGACCTGTTCGGCGGCAGCGGCGGGCAAACGGGGCAGGACAGCGGGATCACCGGCAGCCTGACCAACACCGCCTTGAGCAAGGGCGGCAGCTGGGCGCTCGACAAGCTCATCCCCGGCGGCCTGTCCGCCGCCATCGACAAGTTCGGCTACAGCACCCTTGGCATCGGGACGCAGCTGACCTCGACCACGACGCAGGTGGCCTCGACCGCCGGCGGGCTGGCATCGTCGGCGCAGGGCATCGGCGTGGCTTCCGTGCCGGGCGGTGTGGGCAACGTCGCCACCAAGGCGGCCACGTCCAGCGCCACACAGGCCGGCGGCATCAGCGGCGGCCTGTCGGGCTACCTGGGCGCCGCCGGCGCCGGTGCCTTCGGCGGCATGGGCGGGGCTTACCTGGGAACCCTGACCAATTCCAAGGTGGTGGGTGGCGTGTCGGGTGCGGCGCTGGGCGCCGGTGCGTCGGCACTCTCCGCCTACCTGGGGCTGGGCGCCATCGGCGGGCCGGTCGGCATCGCCATCGGTGCCGTGGTCGGCGCCATCATGGGCATGATCGGGACGCAGAAGGCGACCGTCGGCCCCAACAGCTCCGGCAACATCGTCCTGAACGGCAAGGGCGGGTTCCGCAGTGACAGCGCCCTGGCCGACAACGGCGCCGACGCCGGCCAGATGCAGCAGGTGACCGATGCCGTCGCCGCCGCCATGAACACGGTGGTGGCCGGGATCGGCGGCAAGGTCACCGGTGGCGATGGCGCCAACACCGCCCTGCTGCAGCAGTTCGCCAAGGACGGCAAGTGGTATGTGACGCCCAAGGTGGGCGACAAGGCCGGGCAGCGCGTCGCCTTCACCGACCAGAACGAGGCGATCGCCTTCTACATGCGCGAAAGCCTGAAGGGGCTGATCGGCACCGGCCAGCTGACCGGCGCGAACGACGACGTGAAGAAGGCGCTGCAGACCTCCAAGGCGACCAAGGCCGAGGATCTGGCCACCGACCTGGGCTTCGCCGCCGGCTTCCGTCAGCAGCTCGACCTGATGAACGCCAGCCTGGATCCGACCAACAACCTGCTGAAGACCTTCACCGAGAACGCCAAGGCGATCGGCGACCAGGTCAAGACCACCATCACCGATTGGCGCAGCAAGGCCAGCGAGCTGGGGCTGGCCACGGAGTCGGAGCTGACCGCCGCCGCCCGCAAGGGCATCGAGGCGATGATGGGGCTCGGCCCGGCGACCAAGCCGCTGGTGGGCATGGCCGCGGCGGCCAAGCAGGCCGAGATCGAGTTCGAACAGTTCCGCCCGGCCCTGCTGTCGCTCGGCTACACCACCGGTGAGGTGGCCGAGCTGGCGGCGCGCTACACCCGACGCCTGCAGGACAGCTACGCCGACGCGGTGGCCTATGTGCAGCGGCAGGGTGCCGTCGCCATCGAGGCGCTGATCACCCCCAACGCCAAGTCCAGCGCGCTGGACCGGCTGCAGGGGCTGGGCCTCGACCGCACCGACTCCGCCATCAACGGGCTGGCCGGCGTCATCGAGGGGGTGGAGCAGGCGGCATCCGCCGGCGCGCTGACGATCGAGGCCGAGCGGGCGGCGCTGGGCCGGCTGAACACTGCGCTGTATGACGGCGCCATCACCGGCGACCAGTACACCACCATGGTGGGCTATCTCACCCAGGCGTGGAGCGACAGCGCCGATGCGGCCGAGAAGGCGGCGCAGAAGGCATCCTGGCAGGCCGACGTCGCCAGCCGGATGTATGCGGCGCTCGGCAACAGCCGAGGCGCCGGGCTGATCGCGCTGGACGCCCAGCAGGCGGCAGCCCTGGCAGAGGCCACCGCGGCCGGCTACGACACCACCCAGCTGCGCCTGGTGCAGGCGGCCGAGCGGGGCGCCCAAGCCTTCCAGCTTGCCCAGCAGGACCTGCTGGACGCCTACGACCGCGAGATCGCCGCCAAGCAGCAGGTGGTCGATTCCATCCAGTCCGGCGCCATCGCCCTGCTGCAGGCCGCCCGGCAGTTCAAGGATGCCCGCGCGGCACTCCGCGAGGGCGACGACTCGCCGCTGGCGCCGCGCCAGAAGATCCAGGAGGCAACCGACCGCTTCGACGCCGCCTATGCGGTGCTGAAGGACAGCCGCTCGACCGATGCCGAGAAGGACACCGCCCGGCAGACGCTGCTGCAGGTGGGCCCCACCCTGGTGGCGCTGGAGAAGGCCGCCAGCGGCGGCACCGCGTCGGTGCTGTTCGACAAGGTGGACAAGGTCTTTGCCGAGCTGGGCGACACCAGCGGGCTGAGCCTCGACACCGCCGCCCAGGATCTGCAGGTGGCGCAGGACCAGCTGAAGGAGTTGCAGAAGGCCCGCGCCGACGCCGCGGCGATCGGGCAGCGCCAGCTCGGCAGCCTGTCCGGCCTGCGTGACGTCATGGACCAGAGCTATGCCGTGTGGCAGGCGGCGCTGACGCCGCTGATGCAGCTGACCAACGGCAACGACAACCGGCCGCGCTACAGCGCGCCGGCGGCGGTGCAGACGGCATGGGATGGCCTGTCGGCCGAACAGCAGCACGGCATCGCCCGCGCCATGGGCTGGGGCGGCCAGCTGGACGAGGCCTTCAATCTGTGGCTCGCCACCTCGACCCAGCGCGCCACCACCTTCGGCGCCGACGTCACCGCCATTGCCGGCGGGGCACGCTACGGCGCCCCGGACGATGTCGGCCGCGCCTGGGAGGCGCTGACCCAGGCGCAGCAGCTCGCCGCCGTCCGCGCCGCCGGCTACGACGGTGGGCTGGATGGCGGCCTGAACGCGTGGGTGAAGCTGGGGCACCAGGCCGCCTTCGAGGCGGCGGTGCGGGCGCAGGCGCATGGCGCCGGCATCCCCGGCTTTGCCACCGGCGGCATTTCCTACGGGCCGCAGCTGGCATGGGTGTCGGAAGGCGCCCACACCGCCGAGGCCCATGTACCGCTGCCGGACGGCCGGCGCATCCCGGTGGCGCTCGACGTCCGGCTGCCCGGCAGCGACCTGGAGCCGCCGGCGCCGATGGTCTCCTTCCGCCGCCCCTCCCTCGATGCCGGCGGCGCCGGCGTGGCCGAGCTGCTGGAGGCGGTGGAGGGCCTGCGCGACGAGGTCCGTTCCATCGGCCGCGACGCCCTCACCCAGCGCGCCCGCATCGGCGCTGATGCCGCCGCCCTGCTGGCCCGCGTCGAGGCGGCCACCAGCGACCTGCCCAGAAAACTCGCCAACACCCGGAGGGCCGCCTGA